The following are from one region of the Calypte anna isolate BGI_N300 chromosome 13, bCalAnn1_v1.p, whole genome shotgun sequence genome:
- the HNRNPA0 gene encoding heterogeneous nuclear ribonucleoprotein A0 translates to MENSQLCKLFIGGLNVQTTEAGLREHFAAYGTLTDCVVVLNPQTKRSRCFGFVTYSAVEEADAAMAASPHAVDGNAVELKRAVSREDSAKPGAHAKVKKLFVGGLKGDVGEGDLVQHFSQFGPVEKAEIIADKQSGKKRGFGFVYFQNHDAADKAAVVKFHPIQGHRVEVKKAVPKEDIQSGGGGGGSSRPSRGGRGGGRGRGGGGSGNRDHNGLSKGGGGYNSYGGYGGGGGGGGYGSYGSGSYGGGGGGGGGDYGNGYGGFGSYSQHQSSYGPMKSGGGGGGGGGNWGGRSNSGPYRGGYGGGGYGGGSF, encoded by the coding sequence ATGGAGAACTCGCAGCTATGCAAGCTGTTCATCGGCGGCCTGAACGTGCAGACGACGGAGGCCGGGCTGCGGGAACACTTCGCGGCCTACGGTACCCTCACCGACTGCGTGGTCGTCCTCAACCCGCAGACCAAACGTTCCCGCTGCTTCGGCTTCGTCACCTACTCGGCGGTGGAGGAGGCGGACGCCGCCATGGCCGCCTCCCCCCACGCCGTGGACGGGAACGCGGTGGAGCTGAAACGGGCCGTGTCCCGGGAGGACTCGGCCAAGCCGGGGGCCCACGCTAAGGTGAAGAAGCTCTTTGTGGGCGGCCTCAAAGGGGACGTAGGCGAAGGGGACCTGGTGCAGCATTTCAGCCAGTTCGGCCCGGTGGAGAAGGCCGAGATCATCGCCGACAAACAGAGCGGGAAGAAACGCGGCTTCGGCTTCGTCTATTTCCAGAACCACGACGCCGCCGACAAGGCGGCCGTGGTCAAGTTCCACCCGATCCAGGGCCACCGCGTGGAGGTCAAGAAAGCCGTGCCCAAGGAGGACATCCAGTCgggcgggggcggcggcggctctTCCAGGCCCTCCcggggaggcagaggaggaggaaggggtcggggcggcggcggctccggcAACCGGGATCACAACGGGCTGTCCAAAGGAGGCGGCGGGTACAATAGTTACGGTGGCTACGGCGgtggaggcggcggcggcggttaCGGCTCCTATGGCAGCGGCTCCTacggaggcggcggcggcgggggaggCGGCGACTACGGCAACGGGTACGGCGGGTTCGGCAGCTACAGCCAGCACCAGTCCTCCTACGGCCCCATGAAGAGCGGcggaggaggtggaggagggggCGGCAACTGGGGGGGCCGCAGTAACAGTGGACCGTACAGAGGAGGTTATGGTGGGGGAGGCTACGGGGGCGGCTCTTTTTGA